DNA from Deltaproteobacteria bacterium:
TCGGCAATCGCTCGGCAGATGTCGCTAGGTCGCTACCCTACACCAGCGGATCGTTGTTGACCGCAGCCAAGCTGGCTTTAGCGCCAAGTATGCACGCGGTGGTCGCCTCTTTGTCATCGGGATTTCATCACGCTCTCTATTCGAAGGCCGAAGACTTTTGCACCTTTAATGGACTTATGGTTGTAGCTGCTAATCTTATCGCAAGCGGAGCCGCCACAAGGCTTGCGATCGTCGATGCTGATTACCACTATGGCAACGGAACCGACGAAATTTTGGATCGCACTGGACTACGGGCGAATGTCTTTCATCTCACTTTTGGGAAAGATCTTAAGCGGCCTGATCAGGTTTCTCAGTATTTTGATCGCTTACATACCTTAGAAGAGGAATTGCGCAGATTTCAGCCGAGTTTGATCTTGTATCAAGCCGGTGCTGACGCGCACGTCGAGGATCCGTTAGGTGGAATGCTATCCACGGAGGAGATGGGCCTTCGCGATGAAACCCTTTTTACAATTGGAAAACGTCTTGGAATTGGGGTGGTTTTCAACCTTGCTGGCGGATACCAGCGGGACGCAGATGGTGGTTTCCAAAAGGTGATTCAATTACATCTGAATACTTTCTCGGCGGCGCTTCGAGTTTTTGGTCCCTCGACTTGAGCAAGGATGGCTTGCGCTGGGCGTCATCCACTTCCGTTCCGCTCGGAACAAGTTAGCCTTTAAAAATGTTGGCGCTCACGCTTCATCCAACCGAACTTCGAAAGCCGAATCACTTGGTACGAGCGAAGCTGCGCGCGTCTCCTGTTGATTCTGGAAAGTTGCTTTTGTTTTACGAAATTCAAGGTGCAAATAGAATTGCCTGGCCGAATGCTGAACCGGGCACGGTGCCAAGCAATCGCGAGGATTCCTTTTCAGGACGACGCCGAGATGAACTTTGGAAGGCGACTTGTTTTGAGTGTTTTCTGGGCCTAGCAGCCCAGTCGACCTACATCGAATGGAATTTTTCGGTCGATGGCGATTGGGCCGCCTATGCGTTTAAAAACTACCGTGGCGAGATGGCGCAAGCCTCTGTTGCAGCTCCCCAGTTTCATTTGCCAAACAAGTCAGAGCGACTTTTTATTGAAGTGGAAACTGATTTGCCTGCAGAGCTTCGGTCTCCAGTGGCCGATGGACTAGACTTTTCGCGTCTTGAAGCGAGTCTGACCGCAGTGATCGTCGAAGTAGGGCAAGATAAACCGTTTTATTGGGCAGTTGAGCATCGGCGCGAGAAACCTGATTTTCATGCGCGCGAGAGCTTCACATTGATTCCTTGATATTGAGATTTCCGTCGGAGAATGCGGGATTGGATTGGTGGTTGGATGAGTCAAAAAATATCTTCAGTTTATCTTTCGGGATTTGATTCTTTTTTGAAAGAAAAAAATAATCGCAAAGTATTGCAAGGAAAGCGTGTTGCACTTCTCGCGCATCCAGCCTCGATGAGCTATGCTTCGAAATCCACATTTGGGTTTGAACACTCGATGGATGCACTGATTCGCTTCGCCAAAGAAACTCGTGAGTTTAAAGTGACGGCTGCCTTTGGTCCTCAGCATGGGATGCGCGGCGAGAAGCAAGACAATATGCAAGAGACCGAAGACTACATCGACCCCATTTGGAAAGTTCCCGTTTTTTCGCTTTACGGTGAAGTTCGAAGACCTACGCCAGTGATGCTTGATACTTTCGACGTCTTGCTGGTCGATTTACAAGATGTTGGTACCAGAATCTACACGTTTTTGACGACTCTTCTTTACGTGATGGAAGAGTGCGCGAAGCTAGGGAAACGTGTGGTTGTCCTTGATCGGCCGAATCCAGCGGGGCGTCCCGTAGAAGGAACGCTTCTTGAAAAAGGATATGTCAGTTTCGTTGGTGCGGCAGAAGGCCTTCCGATGCGTCACGGTCTTACCCTAGGCGAAGCTGGATCGTGGTTTAAGAAGCGGTTGAAGATCGATCTAGAATTCGATGTCGTGAGGATGGAAGGATACGACATGGAGGCTCGCCCAGGTTACGGTTGGCCCGAGGGTCAGATCTCATGGGTGAACCCGAGTCCTAATGCTGCCAGTCTTTCGATGGCGCGCGCTTTTCCAGGAACGGTTCTGATTGAAGGTACAACGCTTTCAGAAGGCCGGGGCACGACAAGGCCGCTAGAAACTTTGGGCGCTGAAAAGTTAGACCCGCAAGAGGTCCTCGAAAAGATGCACGCGCTACGTCCGCAATGGATGAAAGGATGTCTGTTAAGACCGACCTGGTTTTTGCCGACGTTCCAAAAGCACGCAGGGAAAATCATCGGTGGCTTTCAAGTTCATGTCGACAGTCATCATTACCGGCATGAAGAGTTCAAACCCTACCGCCTCGTGGCACTTTGGTTGAAAGCGATTCGTACGCTTTCGCCTGAGTATCCGATTTGGCGGGACTTTCACTATGAATATGAAAAAGAGAGGCTGGCCATTGATCTTATCAATGGTGGCCCGTCACTTCGTGAGTGGGTTGATCAGCCAACCGCTTCAACAGAAGCTTTCGAAGCAAGAATGAAACGCGACGAAGCCTCTTGGTTAGAAGATCGCCGCGAATTTTTACTTTATTAAAGATCTGCTGCTGCAGCCCATCGAAGCATGCCGGCGCAGCAATGATGCCAGCGACTCAAATTGAAACGCGATGCTTTGCACCAGGTATGATCATGGAATGATCAGTGTTTAATCCCACATCAATGACTTAACTGCTTAATTCAATAAGGGGTTTGTCCAATGGGTCGCGAATGACTTTACGCGCAGTAAACTCGACCTCCTTGAAATCATTCAGTTAGTCCGCGGCCTGGCTTCTGCACTAGCTCGCTTCTGCAATAGCTCGCTTCTGCAAAAGGCGTCGGTGTCTAAGTAAACTGCAACAAGGAAAATGGAGATTTAACCGCATATGAAAACATCAGCCAGAACGACAAACGACATGAAAATTTTGATGGCAATAGTTGTATCAAGTGTCCTTGCACTTTCGTCAATCAGCGCAAGAGCTCAGTCGATCGACGGCCAAACGGTTTTACAGACTTCCAATGCGATCGAAAACGAAGTCAGTGCGATGCTTAAAAACTTTCAGCGCTTTCAAGCTTCGTATTTCGCCAACAACGGCCGATATGCCACAAGTCTGAAGGAGCTTGCATTTAGTACCCCCGCAGTTTTGAAGGACTATGGTGCGCTTACGATCGTTGCCACTCATCCTATGGGGTACATGGCCGACTTTGTTTTTTCTATTACCGCTCGTTCACGGGGGCTCACGAAAGACCGGATCAGTGTGAGTGAGTTTGGAATCATGGGGGCACCTCGCTATACCACGCTCTCAGAAGCAAGAAATGAAATTATCAACTACGTTCGCGCTGCCTCGACGGCTCAAAAGGCTTACATTACGGAATTCGGTTATCCCTCAACGGATCTTATGATGCTTGGTGTTCGACCGATTCCTCACCTCTACAGTCTTGGTCAGCTCAAGATGGAAGTCGTGATTCTCCCTCCGTCACCGCCTCTCACTCGTGTCACATTCACGTGGAAGGCCACGTTCACTCCAGCGGAAGTTGGTGCGGCCGGGACTCATCCTCCGGGAAGCATAGGCTATCTCAATGGAATGGCATTGCGGCCAGGTCCCCCAAGCGGAAGTCTTTGTCTTGACCTCATGCAGGTGAAAATAATGGGTGTTACTGACCTTATCTATTCGATCGATCACCTCGGCGTCATCAGGACATCACAGCCAGCTTCGAAGTGCACATACTAGGCTGTGCATTCGCTTCTCAAAGTTTTCGGCCGAGCTATGGCTTAAGAGAATGAAACCAAACTAAAAAGCGGCGACGAACCTGTTGGGTAATGCGATCGCCGTGCTTTGATTTCAAGGTCTGTGTAAGGACGCGTTTCGACTTCAATGACGTTGTTCATTTGGCTCTTCATCGCCATCGAGCGAAATGAATCCATCGCGCCCAACAGGCGCCTCCAATCCAGATTAAGTTAACGAGGAACCTTGCGATTTGATCTGTGCGGTGTTCTTTGCTGCGACTGGCGTGCGGCGCCTACCTCAAGTTTAAGCCTCAAGTTTTTAGACTTCTCAGTGGCTGTCGAAATTTTTTATTTTTCTCTTGACCACGTTTCGCATGGGTTTTCGCCGAAGCGGCGGAATCAGATGGGTGACAATTAGCTATGTCGTGATTCGCGTTTATCGATCGAAGAGCAGGTTTGTCGCGTACCTTCGTTGCCGGCCGTGAATCGAAAGCTGTCGTTCGTTACGCGCGATCTGTGCGCGCAAAACCCGTGTTTTAAAATATGAGGTAGTGTTCTTCGCAAGAGAGATAGTGGCTGTCTTTTCTTGTCGGAGGATCTATGAACCTAAAGTCTTTTTCCAATATCGAACTGCTAAACGGTGTACGTAGCTTGCGCGGTGACGAGCGAAAGCTTGATCGCCAGATTGTCGAATACATTTGCGAAATCGAATCGCGCAGGCTTTATGCGGAACTTGGGTTTGCAAATATCATTGATTGGTTGGTGAAAGACCTCGGTTATAGCGAGTCTTCTGCGTATCGACGGATGATGGCTGCGCGCGCGATTCGTGGGGTGCCGGAAGCGGCCGGGAAAATTGAAGACGGAAGATTGAACTTGGTAACACTTGCGAAGGTTCAATCTGCGATTCGCCGTGAAGAGAAACGAACCGGTCATCGCGTTTCGCTCGAAACTCGGTCGACCATGATCGCGCAGACCGAAAACAAAACTTTGCGCGAAACTGTGCGCATTGCCGCCGAGCATTTCCCAGAAGCGATACAGGCCTCGGGCTCGCAGATTTTTTCGACGCAGATTGTTTTAACAGATGAACAGCTCGCACTGCTTGAGCGAGTGCGTGAGCTAAGATCACATTCCAACTTCGGTGCGTCGCTAGGCGAGATTGTGGCGGCTATAGCAAACGAGTACCTCGATCGAAACGATCCACTTCGACGCGAAGTGAAACCTCGATCGGTGGTAAAGGAGCCGCGCGACACGCCAATTGGAAAAACATCAGCCGGAGGGGCAGCTCATTCGATGGAAGAGCCCCTATCTGAAATCTCCGGAGGTTCGCCGCAAGGCGGCACCACTGTGGTGTTCGAATCAGATTTACGTTCACGTAGTGGCGCAAGACGCACGTCGATTGCGCCGTCGACTCGTAACTTTGTGAGGCGACGTGCGGGCGACGCGTGTGAATATCAGGGCACCGGCGGTCAGCGTTGTGGATCGCGGTTTCAAACGCAGATGGATCATGTGATTCCAGTGGCGTTGGGTGGAAAGAATGATCTCACGAACCTTCGGCTATTGTGCAGAACTCATAATCTACTCATGGCCGAGAAGACTCTCGGTCTGAAAAAGATGAGTCAGTTTCGAATACCATTATAACGACTTTGCAATCGCATAAAGCCGGAGAAGCATAATTTGATGAGAATAGTATTAAGTAGGCTGCATAGATCAGACCCAGTTGATTAAAATCTATGTCGAACTTGATACGGAAAATGGTGTGGTCGAGCCATTATTCACGAGTCTCGCGCACTTGAAAATGTTGAAAGCCCCACCGAAGTCAAGATGATGGCGCCGCCGATAAGTTGGGTAGGGCCCATGACTTCGCTGAGTAAAAGTGTTGCGAAAATAGCTGCAAACGGCGATTCGAGCAGGAATAAAAGCGACGCAGTGGTTGGAGGGATGTACTTCTGCGCTCGCACTTGAAGTGCGAATGCGATCAGCGTCGATCCGATCGCAAGACTTAAAAAGCCAATTGTCGCGACACCCGGCTCAAGTACTAACCGAACCGGAAAGCTAAATGCCCCAGGTTCAATTGCCAGCGCAATTGCCAAGGTCGGAAGGCCAGCCATCAAACTTTGTGCCGTGTTAAATTTGTGACTATCAAATCCTTGACCAAGCTTCGCGCTGACCCGGTCAATAGCGAGAATGTGAAATGAGGCACAGAATGCTGCAAGCAATGTTAAAAAATCGCCAAAGTTAAGACGTGATCTTTCGTCGAGATCCTGCGCCGTAAACAAACCGCACATCAGCGCGACACCAACCAAAGCGCAAAAGGCGCTTAACCAAACGGCGCGCGACGGCCTAGGTCCACCAAGCAATGGTTCAATTAGGGGAACTATTAGAACATAGAGACATGTGATGAACCCACTTTTTGTCGCGGTCGTGTACTGCAATCCCCACGTTTGAAAGATCAAAGTACCGGCAATAAAGAGTCCAGGGAGCCCAGCGGTTTTTAAGTTCAATTTCCAGTCGGTTCCGGGCCGCGAGACTTTTCTGAGTTGACGTATCACCAAAGAAAAACTGAGCCCGATAAACGCTGCCACGGCAAATCGCCAGCCCGTGATCGCAAGAGGTCCACCGGCCTTCAATGACCACATAGCCGCTACAAAGCCAAATCCCCAGAGTGCTCCGGCGATAGCGAGTTCAATTGCAGCTCGGGTTTGTGTCATGCCTCGACCTAGCGCGAAGTCTGGGTAGGATCAACAAGTCGATGCCCAAAACTTCAAGGACCTGGTCCAATAGAAGAGATGAATCGCTTAAAAGATGAATGGGAGAATCTAAACCCGTTTTCCGGAAAGGGAACTTTGACCTTTCCGTCTTTTGCCATGATTGTGGGCGCGACGGTTTTTTTCAATTTCATAGCATATGCGCTGGTTCGCAGTCAGTTGATTGCCGCAAGAACAGCTCTTTCAAAAGAAAACGCTTTAATTTGGTATGGTGTCTGGTTTCTGCTGTCGGCGATCGGCTTTGCCTCCATCACAAACGCCTTCATAAAACGTTGGGCGGCAATTTTGGGTGATCGCGAACTCGGCGGATTTTGGAAATCGATAATTCGGATTGGCTTACTAAGTCCAGCGTTGGCGCTTCCAGCTTGTCTCGTGACATTGCTTTTTTTTCCTAAGAGTCCTGTTAGCGATAGTGGCGACGGAGCCCCTCGCTTTGCTCTCCTTGGCTGCCTAGCTATGAGTTACGTCATCGGAATCGCAACGACGGTGTTTCTGCCGAGCTCTTTTTTCGGTCTTGAGCGAGCGCACTTTCGACAGTCTGTAGAGCCGTTTATTTCCTATGTGACTCCGAACCGAGAGAATCCGCTTCCATCTGATCAGATGTTAAAGCCGCTTTACGCATCCGCGAGCCCAGGGACTCGCTATTTATTTTGGATCGGCGCCGACTTTTTTCGCACAAGAGCGCTGAACGCGGCGATTGCCCAAGCGCCGGAAACGCTCTGTGCAGAAAAGCTCGGTTTCATTGAAGTGGAAGTGAAAGACTGTTTCTTCTACCGCATGCGCACCATGGCTACAACAACTCCCATGATATCGCCTTACTTCGGATTGTATTTTGAAACGCAGTACCGAAAGACGGCTGCTGAGTTAATGAAGGAAGATTTCGAGAATCGTTTGGCGGACTTCCGCGCGGGCGTGGCGAATCCGGAAATTGAAAGTCAGAAAATTGCGATGCGTGGCTTTGCAAACGTACTTCTGATGACTTCGAATCAACTGGAGCTACTTGAGGCAGGTCCGATGTTTATTCGAAGAACTGAGCTTCTGAAGCCGATTTATTTTCTTCGCGCTTTCGGAAGCCCGGAGATTCCATTTGTAGAAGCGGGACAAGATATTCAACGTATTTCGCTTTTAGAAAAACTGCTGCCAGTTTTTGAGTTTCAGCTTTCCGCTTCTGAAGCCGAGTTTTTGAAGGTAAAAGACCGCATTGGTGTCGGCTCCATTTCGCTGGAATCGGCACTCAGAGATCTGCGAATTCGTTTGAACGCGCTTAAAAAAGATCCCCTCATGCTTGGCGCGGGTGAACTCTAAGGTTTTGGCGATGGTTTTGGTGTCGGAGTCGGAGGTGGTACCGGAGGCTCGATGAACGCAGGTTCACCAGCAAAAGAATAAAATTTATCTTCATTAGGCGCCCAGTTCGAATGACGGCGCCAGATTTCTGCCAAGACCACGGCGCCGGCCGCGAGTCGACGAACAATAACCGGGCGATAGATTTCAACCGCCTTTTTTAGATCGTCGCGCGGAGTTTTCTTATCACGTTTTAGAATCTCATCGAGATCTTTGGCCGAGCTTTCGGCGAGCTCTTTTAGAAGTGCCAAGGAGGTTTTTCCGGTCATCGCCGCACGGTCTTTTTCCCATATGCGATCAGCTTCTTTGTAGACCTGCATATCAATCGAGGGCCACAATTCGTCGACTAAGGTATCTTCGAAATGAGCGTGAATTCCTTTTTGTTCAGTCATCTGACCATCATAGTTCTCGGTCACGTGAAGCGGTTGCGAGAGATCGGTTACGTAATGACCAAGCGTTCCGGCCACAATCAGCCACTCAAGCTGAAGCCGATGTCGCTCCTCTTTTAGAATATCTTTTTGCTTTAAAAGATCCGCGGTTGCGCCAAGTCGCTTTTCTAATTCTCGGATGCGCCAGTAAGCGCGCCCAGCTGTGTCTG
Protein-coding regions in this window:
- a CDS encoding DUF1343 domain-containing protein — its product is MSQKISSVYLSGFDSFLKEKNNRKVLQGKRVALLAHPASMSYASKSTFGFEHSMDALIRFAKETREFKVTAAFGPQHGMRGEKQDNMQETEDYIDPIWKVPVFSLYGEVRRPTPVMLDTFDVLLVDLQDVGTRIYTFLTTLLYVMEECAKLGKRVVVLDRPNPAGRPVEGTLLEKGYVSFVGAAEGLPMRHGLTLGEAGSWFKKRLKIDLEFDVVRMEGYDMEARPGYGWPEGQISWVNPSPNAASLSMARAFPGTVLIEGTTLSEGRGTTRPLETLGAEKLDPQEVLEKMHALRPQWMKGCLLRPTWFLPTFQKHAGKIIGGFQVHVDSHHYRHEEFKPYRLVALWLKAIRTLSPEYPIWRDFHYEYEKERLAIDLINGGPSLREWVDQPTASTEAFEARMKRDEASWLEDRREFLLY
- a CDS encoding HNH endonuclease, which translates into the protein MNLKSFSNIELLNGVRSLRGDERKLDRQIVEYICEIESRRLYAELGFANIIDWLVKDLGYSESSAYRRMMAARAIRGVPEAAGKIEDGRLNLVTLAKVQSAIRREEKRTGHRVSLETRSTMIAQTENKTLRETVRIAAEHFPEAIQASGSQIFSTQIVLTDEQLALLERVRELRSHSNFGASLGEIVAAIANEYLDRNDPLRREVKPRSVVKEPRDTPIGKTSAGGAAHSMEEPLSEISGGSPQGGTTVVFESDLRSRSGARRTSIAPSTRNFVRRRAGDACEYQGTGGQRCGSRFQTQMDHVIPVALGGKNDLTNLRLLCRTHNLLMAEKTLGLKKMSQFRIPL
- a CDS encoding DMT family transporter, with translation MTQTRAAIELAIAGALWGFGFVAAMWSLKAGGPLAITGWRFAVAAFIGLSFSLVIRQLRKVSRPGTDWKLNLKTAGLPGLFIAGTLIFQTWGLQYTTATKSGFITCLYVLIVPLIEPLLGGPRPSRAVWLSAFCALVGVALMCGLFTAQDLDERSRLNFGDFLTLLAAFCASFHILAIDRVSAKLGQGFDSHKFNTAQSLMAGLPTLAIALAIEPGAFSFPVRLVLEPGVATIGFLSLAIGSTLIAFALQVRAQKYIPPTTASLLFLLESPFAAIFATLLLSEVMGPTQLIGGAIILTSVGLSTFSSARDS